The following are encoded together in the Coriobacteriia bacterium genome:
- the rlmD gene encoding 23S rRNA (uracil(1939)-C(5))-methyltransferase RlmD has translation MNEQGARVNSLTIESLAYGGDGVAHLEDGRTAFVAGTVPGDVVDFELLEDHPRFVKGRAAEVLTASPDRITAPCPYFGVCGGCTWQHVSYAAQLTAKRRAVLDALTRIGHIEGAEALVAQTVPSAAEYGYRNKVELVVDTTSGRPRLGFHRAASDEVVPVDECLLLPKALRKAPKALGGALRYVSGEQDFGLTRVAVRVATHTRDVEVALWGAPGPFPRKAVATTLGSALNTTSLVRVMTKGPAKERRIAGVEVLSGKGMWRERLGGATMSISAPSFFQVNTKGAETLVSLVAAGLEVDGSDRVLDLYAGAGTFTLPLAELAGEVVAVEAAGSAVRDLRRNLENAEVWADVIGGDAARELPSIGHIDAAVVDPPRSGLHPSAAAALAATGARTIAYVSCDPSTLARDAVALIERGYALTLATPVDLFPQ, from the coding sequence CTGAACGAGCAAGGAGCACGTGTGAACTCACTCACCATCGAGAGCCTGGCGTACGGCGGCGACGGCGTCGCCCACCTCGAGGACGGCCGTACGGCCTTCGTCGCGGGCACCGTACCCGGCGACGTCGTTGACTTCGAACTCCTCGAGGACCATCCGAGGTTCGTGAAAGGACGGGCCGCCGAGGTACTCACGGCCTCGCCCGATCGAATCACAGCACCATGCCCCTACTTCGGTGTGTGCGGGGGCTGTACGTGGCAGCACGTGTCGTATGCTGCACAGCTCACAGCCAAACGCCGGGCTGTGCTCGACGCGCTCACGCGAATCGGGCACATCGAAGGTGCCGAGGCGCTCGTCGCACAAACCGTCCCTTCAGCTGCGGAGTACGGCTACCGCAACAAGGTCGAACTCGTGGTCGACACGACGAGCGGCCGGCCCCGGCTGGGCTTCCACCGGGCCGCCTCGGATGAAGTCGTCCCTGTCGACGAGTGCTTGCTTCTACCCAAGGCGCTGCGGAAGGCGCCCAAAGCGCTCGGTGGCGCCCTGCGGTACGTCTCCGGCGAGCAAGACTTCGGTCTGACCCGAGTCGCAGTGCGAGTGGCGACTCACACCCGCGATGTCGAGGTTGCGCTATGGGGCGCACCCGGGCCGTTCCCCCGAAAAGCTGTTGCGACCACACTCGGGTCGGCGCTGAACACGACAAGTCTCGTCAGGGTGATGACCAAGGGGCCGGCCAAGGAACGACGCATCGCAGGCGTTGAGGTCCTATCCGGCAAAGGTATGTGGCGGGAACGCCTCGGCGGAGCGACGATGAGCATCTCGGCCCCGTCGTTCTTTCAGGTCAACACCAAGGGCGCGGAGACCTTGGTCTCACTCGTCGCTGCGGGACTTGAAGTGGATGGCTCGGACCGCGTACTCGACCTTTACGCCGGTGCGGGCACATTCACGCTGCCGCTAGCAGAGCTCGCCGGTGAAGTCGTCGCGGTAGAGGCGGCCGGAAGTGCAGTGCGCGACCTGCGCCGCAACCTCGAGAATGCCGAGGTGTGGGCTGATGTGATCGGCGGCGACGCCGCTCGGGAGCTGCCGTCGATCGGACACATCGACGCGGCGGTCGTGGACCCGCCTCGGTCGGGTCTTCATCCGTCCGCCGCCGCCGCGCTGGCGGCCACAGGCGCCCGTACGATCGCGTACGTCTCGTGCGACCCGTCGACTCTCGCGAGAGATGCAGTCGCCCTCATCGAGCGCGGCTACGCGCTTACGCTGGCAACACCGGTCGACCTGTTCCCGCAG